In Solanum stenotomum isolate F172 unplaced genomic scaffold, ASM1918654v1 scaffold33356, whole genome shotgun sequence, the sequence NNNNNNNNNNNNNNNNNNNNNNNNNNNNNNNNNNNNNNNNNNNNNNNNNNNNNNNNNNNNNNNNNNNNNNNNNNNNNNNNNNNNNNNNNNNNNNNNNNNNNNNNNNNNNNNNNNNNNNNNNNNNNNNNNNNNNNNNNNNNNNNNNNNNNNNNNNNNNNNNNNNNNNNNNNNNNNNNNNNNNNNNNNNNNNNNNNNNNNNNNNNNNNNNNNNNNNNNNNNNNNNNNNNNNNNNNNNNNNNNNNNNNNNNNNNNNNNNNNNNNNNNNNNNNNNNNNNNNNNNNNNNNNNNNNNNNNNNNNNNNNNNNNNNNNNNNNNNNNNNNNNNNNNNNNNNNNNNNNNNNNNNNNNNNNNNNNNNNNNNNNNNNNNNNNNNNNNNNNNNNNNNNNNNNNNNNNNNNNNNNNNNNNNNNNNNNNNNNNNNNNNNNNNNNNNNNNNNNNNNNNNNNNNNNNNNNNNNNNNNNNNNNNNNNNNNNNNNNNNNNNNNNNNNNNNNNNNNNNNNNNNNNNNNNNNNNNNNNNNNNNNNNNNNNNNNNNNNNNNNNNNNNNNNNNNNNNNNNNNNNNNNNNNNNNNNNNNNNNNNNNNNNNNNNNNNNNNNNNNNNNNNNNNNNNNNNNNNNNNNNNNNNNNNNNNNNNNNNNNNNNNNNNNNNNNNNNNNNNNNNNNNNNNNNNNNNNNNNNNNNNNNNNNNNNNNNNNNNNNNNNNNNNNNNNNNNNNNNNNNNNNNNNNNNNNNNNNNNNNNNNNNNNNNNNNNNNNNNNNNNNNNNNNNNNNNNNNNNNNNNNNNNNNNNNNNNNNNNNNNNNNNNNNNNNNNNNNNNNNNNNNNNNNNNNNNNNNNNNNNNNNNtattattactttaaatttggtgaatataaatgataaagtaaaaattcatttggtgaatataaataagaacgaatggagtaatacttttttgatttttcataataaaaaaaacgtcttaatcttatgactaagcataatattgataaaagccAATTTTCATTGGCGGTGCCGCACTTTCTTAATCTTAGTATTCGCAAAATGTTCGTTCACATGACTGAAGAATATCAAGTTCAATGGTTTGAGGATTTGGgaaaaatttaatcaattagttattaatatttagtcaagtggactagttataatgtttttgattaaattttattagaagtgtttttgactcaaacttgtggtaactttttaaaatttcgttattctataatatttaactattgatttttcttgtaaatagttagaagtcagcgatgtttgttaatttttattttagtgtatttaacttctaagttaatatttactGACTAGTGTATGTTTTTTTCCTACTTGATAGGTTATTTGTAATagtagttgagagatatgagcatatcaagtacaatttatgtttaattttttttattaaattaaaattagatgaaacaattacttaagtggagaataaataactttgtaataatttattatgcgattttataattttttgtttatttgataagattgaataaacaattgagactattttaatagttttacaacttgtggaatttttatgtttatgagaaaatatacaacacaaaaatttcatatcgcatatccaaacaaaccttcaatttcatctcatgattccatatcatgataccatatcgcatggccaaacgggccctaagaAACCTAATTCATTAATTGGTAATTTCAAGAGTTAAGAATCAATGTGGGAAAAATATCTATCATTAtattttagtaataatttttttatgtaaatatagCAGAGGCAAAAGAGTGCTTTGGTACActagttaaaggactaaaactgctcatatttatatttcaaagaCCAATTTAGATCAATCCAAAAACATAAGGGACTATTATTATCATTTTCTCCAAATAGGAGGCATAAACTGAACCTTTGCAAATATATCGAGGGCAATTTGGTATAAAGTACCAAATATACAACATTGGCTTCCTTCTACAAGCATCCATACAGCTCAAACCCTAACCATTCATCAACCTTATCAGTCTTCACTCCGGCGAACAGCGATGTCTCACTTCGGTAGATCAGGCCCTCCGGACATCAAAGACACCTACTCTCTACTCGTTCTCAACGTTACTTTTCGTAATTATCCCTTCTCTTTCCctattttctgcaatttttttctcttttctagcAAAGTTGTTGAATCTGATAGTCAATTACTGTTTCCCTGTACAGGTACCACTGCTGATGACTTGTTTCCTCTATTCGATAAGTATGGAAAAGTAGTCGATGTCTTTATCCCTAGAGACCGAAGGTTCTTTTCTCtcatacttcttttttttttgcagaagCGTTAATAAGTACTGTTATAGTATTATTACTGTATATTTGGCCGTGTTTACGAAGCGGAAGTCTCTTCGGCTTTTTCAGTACCCTTATTGTTTGCATAAGTGTATTTGTGATGTTATTTTTGATTGCtgtgttattttttctccaCCAACTTCGTTATTTGATGCCTATATGACACATTTTATTCCAGGACGATCTAAATTGTTCGACATCATTAAACTAATAATATCACCATGTAATTTACTTATAACTTTGACGAGTCTGAGTTTTGTATGTGTTgcaacttttgaaaatataaattcatttgATATATTCTCTATCAAACAgacttttcaaaacattatCCTGATATAGTATTTAATGACCATTAATATAATGCATACTTCTTGAAAACAGCCTCCTTACcacacaaaggtaggggtaaggtctgcgtacatccTAGTCTCTCTAGACTCTACTTGTGGGATAATACTTGTTATGTTGTTGTAATATAATAcacaattcaaattattattttaagttgtgTTATTTCTTCCTACTTGCCTTCCCCTTGGTGAGCAGCTTTAGCCGGTACCTGCACTGTTAGGTGGAAGGATGCAGGTATTCGTTACCATTATATAAAGAAATGGAGTGGGAAGGAAATGATTTCTCCTTTTCAAGTGATACTTCTGATTATCTTACATTACTTATGAACCGAGATGTATTTATGATGTCTTGGTGTTATCTTGATGTGGAAATAGACTAAGATGTAGCCATATCTCTAGTCTTTGACGGGTACAATGTTTATTTGGTGCTTTAGGACTGGAGATTCTAGGGGTTTTGCATTTGTGCGCTACAAGTATCAGGATGAGGCTCAAAAGGCAGTGGAAAAGCTTGATGGTAAGTGATCACACTAATATTTGGATGGTAGCCTATGTTGCTGTTGTTCACACTGATATTTGGTCACAGGAAGAGTTGTAGATGGTCGGGAAATCATGGTTCGATTTGCGAAGTACGGCCCAAATGCTGAGAGAATGTAAGTCTTGTTTGATGCAANNNNNNNNNNNNNNNNNNN encodes:
- the LOC125852278 gene encoding serine/arginine-rich splicing factor SC35-like; its protein translation is MSHFGRSGPPDIKDTYSLLVLNVTFRTTADDLFPLFDKYGKVVDVFIPRDRRTGDSRGFAFVRYKYQDEAQKAVEKLDGRVVDGREIMVRFAKYGPNAERM